A single window of Dermacentor albipictus isolate Rhodes 1998 colony chromosome 1, USDA_Dalb.pri_finalv2, whole genome shotgun sequence DNA harbors:
- the LOC139048083 gene encoding torsin-1A-interacting protein 1-like, whose amino-acid sequence MSSSQQPDECLARRGIHDRRSSHHDADLTDSCDDAEDQTDKAEHISPDADIEEPLAQESYAHKPSNTQALYPDLTPYKRRTSIPRSASPPRHKKEPPAQSQQASYYFCVCALVCALVLLVQYLISEQPMPLSLADRRLGTLREHLRKLKDTFVAQPEYNWQIIRSSVMDMINDTGVYSGPAVITFLASVKNERFATCLSQQVATALSYTFDDGGDYGTIAADELSVSEDVARHIIENRCKEVVERRQRHVMVASHLEKWNPDAAMMLHPLCDQENALYKNVTYILTVFTKHEDVSGQRERKEYDHLAENALNNAWESMDTNQRHAIISRVTGNVVLVREDSSSCVSAS is encoded by the exons ATGAGTTCGAGCCAACAACCTGATGAATGCTTGGCGAGGCGGGGAATCCATGACCGAAGGAGTAGTCATCACGATGCTGATTTAACAGACTCTTGTGATGATGCTGAAGACCAGACAGACAAAGCTGAGCACATATCTCCAGATGCTGACATTGAGGAACCATTGGCACAGGAGTCATAT GCACATAAGCCAAGTAATACGCAGGCATTATATCCTGACCTCACACCCTATAAAAGGAGAACGTCTATTCCTAGAAGTGCTTCACCACCTAGACACAAGAAAGAGCCACCAGCACAGAGCCAGCAGGCGTCCTACTATTTCTGTGTATGTGCACTTGTCTGTGCACTCGTACTACTTGTGCAGTACCTGATCAGCGAACAGCCAATGCCTTTGTCATTGGCTGATAGGCGCCTTGGAACATTGCGAGAGCATCTTCGTAAACTTAAGGACACTTTTGTAGCACAACCTGAGTATAATTGGCAGATCATACGTAGCTCTGTTATGGACATGATCAATGACACTGGTGTTTATTCAGGACCAGCTGTGATCACATTTCTTGCATCCGTTAAAAACGAGCGTTTTGCAACATGTCTTTCACAACAGGTTGCAACTGCCTTGTCATACACTTTCGATGATGGTGGAGATTATGGAACTATTGCTGCTGATGAGTTGTCAGTGTCTGAAGATGTTGCACGGCACATAATTGAAAATCGGTGCAAAGAAGTAGTAGAGAGGCGGCAACGACATGTAATGGTTGCCTCACACTTAGAGAAATGGAACCCTGATGCAGCAATGATGCTGCACCCCTTGTGTGACCAGGAAAATGCTTTGTACAAGAACGTAACATACATTCTAACTGTGTTCACAAAGCATGAAGATGTGTCTGGCCAGAGGGAAAGAAAAGAGTATGATCATCTTGCTGAGAATGCACTTAACAATGCTTGGGAGTCTATGGACACTAACCAAAGGCATGCCATAATTAGTAGGGTGACTGGCAATGTTGTGTTGGTGCGTGAAGATTCATCATCATGTGTATCAGCTAGCTAG